The following proteins are co-located in the Eleginops maclovinus isolate JMC-PN-2008 ecotype Puerto Natales chromosome 23, JC_Emac_rtc_rv5, whole genome shotgun sequence genome:
- the LOC134859578 gene encoding protein INSYN2B isoform X1 has product MGRRVADPTNPVPALGVPLAGGRWGPLCSVGVQTSPGLRTLSSIKRHGSQPNNSHPPQTMATDKTTTVETRGVFRSDSNSLPVSKETSENEINTLTQDDMGSQGSGSGVYCQIKNIRTNPKDTKDKRTARYTNGSVVASDAVGGVCTDATECKEPARERRRVQSLRGEGQRSALKTGSVCTTVHATPPRPCRVMPTSPPSMCGTCGRRRSQITPCTGACRRKAVNQISASQTLPNPPRKQSVAPSQARKEPALDSLSYTKNTANTPGHTTLKTSQVPQLSHTIPKTHSSHSNHTSHLQNKTKQSKQQTRPHSADFTHYKDSATQTTDTHVSNNTDRTTAPTHTQRPHTASAEATEPQSSGKHKYDSAKIQHTDEHTHQHTSVRITSTHPAPSLYSDLKCVDTPPKNSKPTCSKPDTPVAQTKSTQGTPKTPKQTSKEGIKLKDYTKQKSKSFEDHTLPCTTHLKAQCNGAPGGLLDKTTGKAPRGLESQLHSVEENLQSNQEKIKVLLNVIQDLEKSKALSEGRSSYRTGQDINNCPTCQKTACIIYSVEHDFRQQEGRFQGVMEALDGEYDVPALTLTKPTLAPSSASRPSTKARVKKLRKKCFWWL; this is encoded by the exons ATGGGCAGGAGAGTGGCTGACCCAACCAATCCAGTGCCTGCGCTGGGGGTTCCCCTGGCAGGGGGGAGATGGGGGCCGTTGTGCAGTGTCGGGGTGCAAACATCTCCCGGACTGCGGACTCTTTCCTCCATCAAACGACACGGCAGCCAACCAAACAACTCACACCCACCTCAAACCATGGCAACCGACAAAACAACGACAGTTGAGACAAGGGGAGTTTTCAGAAGTGACAGCAACAGTCTGCCAGTGTCAAAGGAGACTTCTGAGAACGAGATTAACACCCTGACACAGGACGACATGGGGTCACAGGGGTCAGGCAGCGGAGTTTACTGCCAGATCAAAAATATACGGACAAACCCCAAGGACACTAAAGATAAAAGGACAGCTCGGTATACAAATGGCAGTGTGGTAGCCTCTGACGCAGTGGGAGGGGTTTGCACTGACGCTACAGAATGTAAGGAGCCGGCtcgggagaggaggagggtgcAGTCTCTACGAGGGGAGGGCCAACGTTCGGCACTGAAGACGGGGAGTGTTTGTACGACCGTGCACGCCACCCCACCACGGCCCTGTCGAGTGATGCCGACTTCCCCACCCAGCATGTGTGGGACATGTGGACGGAGACGATCACAGATTACCCCGTGCACAGGAGCATGTCGCAGGAAGGCTGTCAATCAAATATCAGCCAGCCAGACTTTACCTAATCCGCCACGGAAACAGTCTGTTGCTCCCAGCCAAGCAAGAAAAGAGCCTGCCCTGGACTCTCTGTCTTACAccaaaaacacagcaaacaccCCTGGACATACAACACTTAAGACTTCTCAAGTACCACAGCTGTCACACACTataccaaaaacacacagctcacaTTCCAACCACACATCACACCTGCAGAACAAAACGAAACAGTCAAAGCAGCAGACAAGGCCACATTCTGCAGACTTTACGCATTACAAGGACTCCGCCACgcaaacaacagacacacacgtgAGCAACAACACAGACAGGACCACAGctcccacacatacacaacgACCACACACAGCATCTGCAGAGGCAACCGAGCCACAATCATCTGGCAAACACAAGTACGACTCAGCTAAAATCCAGCAcactgatgaacacacacaccaacacacatcaGTCCGTATCACATCTACACATCCAGCTCCTTCCCTTTACAGTGACTTAAAATGTGTAGACACTCCACCCAAAAACTCGAAACCCACCTGTTCTAAACCAGACACACCTGTTGCGCAGACCAAAAGCACCCAGGGGACCCCAAAAACTCCCAAACAAACATCTAAGGAAGGGATCAAACTCAAGGACTACACAAAACAGAAGAGCAAATCATTTGAAGACCACACTCTGCCTTGTACGACTCATTTGAAAGCACAATGTAATGGAGCTCCAGGAGGGTTGCTGGATAAAACCACAGGGAAGGCACCCCGTGGGCTGGAGAGCCAGCTGCATAGTGTGGAAGAGAACCTGCAGTCGAATCAGGAGAAGATCAAAGTGCTTCTCAACGTCATACAAGACCTGGAGAAGAGCAAGGCCCTCAGCGAAGG CCGCAGCTCATACAGAACCGGCCAGGACATTAACAACTGCCCCACCTGCCAAAAGACTGCCTGCATCATCTACAG TGTTGAGCATGATTTCCGACAGCAGGAGGGACGCTTCCAGGGGGTTATGGAGGCCCTGGATGGGGAGTATGATGTGCCTGCATTGACTCTGACCAAGCCCACCCTAGCCCCTTCTTCCGCAAGTCGTCCCAGCACCAAGGCGCGTGTCAAGAAACTCCGCAAGAAGTGTTTCTGGTGGCTGTAA
- the LOC134859578 gene encoding protein INSYN2B isoform X2: MGRRVADPTNPVPALGVPLAGGRWGPLCSVGVQTSPGLRTLSSIKRHGSQPNNSHPPQTMATDKTTTVETRGVFRSDSNSLPVSKETSENEINTLTQDDMGSQGSGSGVYCQIKNIRTNPKDTKDKRTARYTNGSVVASDAVGGVCTDATECKEPARERRRVQSLRGEGQRSALKTGSVCTTVHATPPRPCRVMPTSPPSMCGTCGRRRSQITPCTGACRRKAVNQISASQTLPNPPRKQSVAPSQARKEPALDSLSYTKNTANTPGHTTLKTSQVPQLSHTIPKTHSSHSNHTSHLQNKTKQSKQQTRPHSADFTHYKDSATQTTDTHVSNNTDRTTAPTHTQRPHTASAEATEPQSSGKHKYDSAKIQHTDEHTHQHTSVRITSTHPAPSLYSDLKCVDTPPKNSKPTCSKPDTPVAQTKSTQGTPKTPKQTSKEGIKLKDYTKQKSKSFEDHTLPCTTHLKAQCNGAPGGLLDKTTGKAPRGLESQLHSVEENLQSNQEKIKVLLNVIQDLEKSKALSEGSYRTGQDINNCPTCQKTACIIYSVEHDFRQQEGRFQGVMEALDGEYDVPALTLTKPTLAPSSASRPSTKARVKKLRKKCFWWL; this comes from the exons ATGGGCAGGAGAGTGGCTGACCCAACCAATCCAGTGCCTGCGCTGGGGGTTCCCCTGGCAGGGGGGAGATGGGGGCCGTTGTGCAGTGTCGGGGTGCAAACATCTCCCGGACTGCGGACTCTTTCCTCCATCAAACGACACGGCAGCCAACCAAACAACTCACACCCACCTCAAACCATGGCAACCGACAAAACAACGACAGTTGAGACAAGGGGAGTTTTCAGAAGTGACAGCAACAGTCTGCCAGTGTCAAAGGAGACTTCTGAGAACGAGATTAACACCCTGACACAGGACGACATGGGGTCACAGGGGTCAGGCAGCGGAGTTTACTGCCAGATCAAAAATATACGGACAAACCCCAAGGACACTAAAGATAAAAGGACAGCTCGGTATACAAATGGCAGTGTGGTAGCCTCTGACGCAGTGGGAGGGGTTTGCACTGACGCTACAGAATGTAAGGAGCCGGCtcgggagaggaggagggtgcAGTCTCTACGAGGGGAGGGCCAACGTTCGGCACTGAAGACGGGGAGTGTTTGTACGACCGTGCACGCCACCCCACCACGGCCCTGTCGAGTGATGCCGACTTCCCCACCCAGCATGTGTGGGACATGTGGACGGAGACGATCACAGATTACCCCGTGCACAGGAGCATGTCGCAGGAAGGCTGTCAATCAAATATCAGCCAGCCAGACTTTACCTAATCCGCCACGGAAACAGTCTGTTGCTCCCAGCCAAGCAAGAAAAGAGCCTGCCCTGGACTCTCTGTCTTACAccaaaaacacagcaaacaccCCTGGACATACAACACTTAAGACTTCTCAAGTACCACAGCTGTCACACACTataccaaaaacacacagctcacaTTCCAACCACACATCACACCTGCAGAACAAAACGAAACAGTCAAAGCAGCAGACAAGGCCACATTCTGCAGACTTTACGCATTACAAGGACTCCGCCACgcaaacaacagacacacacgtgAGCAACAACACAGACAGGACCACAGctcccacacatacacaacgACCACACACAGCATCTGCAGAGGCAACCGAGCCACAATCATCTGGCAAACACAAGTACGACTCAGCTAAAATCCAGCAcactgatgaacacacacaccaacacacatcaGTCCGTATCACATCTACACATCCAGCTCCTTCCCTTTACAGTGACTTAAAATGTGTAGACACTCCACCCAAAAACTCGAAACCCACCTGTTCTAAACCAGACACACCTGTTGCGCAGACCAAAAGCACCCAGGGGACCCCAAAAACTCCCAAACAAACATCTAAGGAAGGGATCAAACTCAAGGACTACACAAAACAGAAGAGCAAATCATTTGAAGACCACACTCTGCCTTGTACGACTCATTTGAAAGCACAATGTAATGGAGCTCCAGGAGGGTTGCTGGATAAAACCACAGGGAAGGCACCCCGTGGGCTGGAGAGCCAGCTGCATAGTGTGGAAGAGAACCTGCAGTCGAATCAGGAGAAGATCAAAGTGCTTCTCAACGTCATACAAGACCTGGAGAAGAGCAAGGCCCTCAGCGAAGG CTCATACAGAACCGGCCAGGACATTAACAACTGCCCCACCTGCCAAAAGACTGCCTGCATCATCTACAG TGTTGAGCATGATTTCCGACAGCAGGAGGGACGCTTCCAGGGGGTTATGGAGGCCCTGGATGGGGAGTATGATGTGCCTGCATTGACTCTGACCAAGCCCACCCTAGCCCCTTCTTCCGCAAGTCGTCCCAGCACCAAGGCGCGTGTCAAGAAACTCCGCAAGAAGTGTTTCTGGTGGCTGTAA